The genomic region GAAGAGCCGAGCGTGCTGCCGGCGGCGTTCCCGAACCTGCTGGTCAACGGCACGTCCGGGATCGCGGTCGGCATGGCGACGAACATGATCCCGCACAACCTGCGCGAGGTCGTCGGTGCGGCGCGGTGGCTGATCACGCACCCGAACGCCGACCTCGACAAGCTCATGGAGTTCGTGCCGGGGCCCGACCTGCCGACGGGTGGCCTGCTGCTGGGGCTCGACGAGGTCAGGAAGGCCTACGAGACCGGGCGCGGTGTGGTCAGGATGCGTGCCAAGGTCGAGATCGGGCCGCTGGAGGGGTCGCGGGGGCGGCAGGCCATCACGGTGACCGAGCTGCCGTACGGCGTGGGTGCGGAGCGGATCGTCGAGAAGATCACCGACGAGGTGAACAAGTCCAAGCGGCTGACCGGCATCGCGGACGTCAAGGACCTCACCGACCGGGAGAACGGCATCCGGCTGGTCATCGAGTGCAAGGTCGGCGTGAACCCGCAGGCGTTGCTGGCGGACCTGTACCGGCTGACGCCGATGGAGCAGTCGTTCGGCATCAACAACCTGGTGCTGGTCGACGGGCAGCCGCGGACGCTCGGGCTCAAGGAGCTGCTGGAGGTCTTCCTGCGGCACCGCTACGACGTCGTCACGCGCCGCACGAAGTTCCGCCGGCGCAAGCGCGAGGAGCGGTTGCACCTGGTCGAGGGTCTGCTGAAGGCGCTGCTCGACATCGACAAGGTCATCAGGCTGATCCGGGGCAGCGACAACGCCGCTGCCGCGAAGGACGGCCTGATGAAGCAGTTCAGGCTGTCGGAGATCCAGGCGTCCTACATCCTCGACACGCCGCTGCGCCGCCTCACCAAGTACGACAAGATCGAGCTGGAGGGTGAGCAGGACAAGCTCACCGAGGAGATCGCCGAGCTGACCACGATCCTGGAGGACGAGGGCGTTCTCAAGAAGCTCGTGTCGGCCGAGCTGGCCGCGGTGACCAAGGAGCTCGGCGGCGAACGCAGGACGAGCCTGATCGACGGTGACCTCAAGGAGGTGCTGGCGGCGTCGAAGCCGGCCGGGCCGCTGGAGGTCGCCGACGACCCGTGCCAGGTGATCCTGAGCGCCACCGGGCTCGTCGCGCGGACCGCGGCGGAGTCGGAGGAGGCCTCGGAGGGCAAGCGGCGCGCGGGCCGGGTGAAGCACGACGCGGTGTCGGCGCTGGTGCACTCGACGGCGCGCGGGCAGGTCGTGCTGGTCACGAACCTGGGCCGGGCGTTCAAGACCGACGTGCTGCCGTTGCCGGTGCTGCCGGAGCAGAGCGGCACGGTGTCGCTGCGCGGTGGCATGGCGGCGAGCGAGCTGGTGCCGTTGGAGAAGGGCGAGAAGGTCGTCGGCATCGCGCCGCTCGACCCGAAGGACTCGCCGGGCATCGCGCTCGGCACGAAGCTCGGCACGGTCAAGATCTGCTCGCCGGAGTGGCCGGTGCGGTCGGACGAGTTCGAGGTCATCACCCTCAAGGACGGCGACGAGGTCGTCGGCGCGACCTGGCTGGACGACGGCACGGAGACGCTCGCGTTCGTCAGCTCGGACTCGTCGTTGCTGCGCTACGACGCGAAGCTGGTTCGGCCGCAGGGGCTCAAGGGCGGCGGCATGGCGGGCATCAACCTCAGCGGTGACGCGCACGTGGTGTTCTTCGGCGCCATCAAGACGAACGACGACAAGCACGGCGAGCCGATGGTGGTCACGTCCAGCGGGCAGAGCGTCAAGGTCACCCCGTTCTCCGAGTACCCGGCCAAGGGGCGGGCGACGGGCGGGGTGCGGTCGCAGCGGTTCCTCAAGGGCGAGACGCACCTGGTGGTGGCGTGGATCGGCTCCCGCCCGGCCGGGGCGGACGACAAGGGTTCGCCGGTCGAGCTGCCCGAGATCGACCCGCGCCGCGACGGGTCCGGGCACCTGCACCCCGGCCCGGACGTGGTGGGCCACCTGATCGAGAGGGACTAGTTGTTCCGCAGGGTCGAAGCCGGCGAGGGCGAGGCGTTGGCCGACTTCCTCGCCGGCGAGCCGTGGCCGTTCCACGTGCACACCGCGGTGGAACGGGCTGACGTGCTCGAACGGGTCAAGGCCGGCTACTACGACGAGACGTACTGGATCGAGGTGGCGGGGGAGCGGGCCGGGATCGTCCGGCTGTTCGACCTGCAGGACGAGACGCCGATGTTCGACCTGCGGGTCAGCGAACGGCACCGCGGCCGCGGCCTGGGCCGGGCGGCGGTCCGCTGGCTCACCGACGAGGTCTTCGGCGAGCACCCGCACGTCGAGCGGATCGAGGCCACGACCAGGCAGGACAACCTGGCGATGCGCCGCGTGCTGAAGCAGTGCGGGTACGTCAAGGAGGCCCACTACCGCCGGGCGTGGCCGGACGGTGACGGCCGCAGGCTCGACTCGGTCGGGTACGCGGTCATCCGGCACGACTGGCAGACGGGCGAGACCACCGTGCCGGACTTCCACGACGAGGACTAGGACGCGCAGGTCAGACGATCTGCCAGGTCACCGGCTGGAGCACACCGGCGTTCGGGTCGCCGAGCTGCCGGAACGCCGGCTCGCTGAGGTCGATGTGCGTGTTGTCGCAGCCGAAGCACTTGTCCTTGACGGGCACCGTGATGGTCCTGCCGTTGTAGGTGACCCGCACCTGCTTGGTGCACAGCGGGTCGTTGTTCGGGTTCGGCGTCGTCCACAGGCCCTTCGGGACGGCGACCAGCAGCTGCGTGCTCGCGTCGATCTGCGTGCCGCAGGCGCCGTAGCCCCTGTCGTTGTAGTAGGTGGCCTTGCCGGTGACCGCGGCCGCGGTTCCGGTGCCGGACAGCAGAGCGGTGATCAGTGTCATCAGCAGGGCGGTGACACGCATGACTTCCCCTCGTTCTCCGATTGGTTGGGACCAATCGGAGAACGTAGAGGGGAAACCGGTGCGGAGACCTTTTGAGACGGCGGTTTCAGCCGGTGGCAGGAACGGATGACGCCTTCGGCCACCGCTGCCGGGCGCACGGTCACGTCATGTGTCCTGCTCGATTCCGGCGCGTCGCACCTTCGCCTCGGCGATGATCCGTTCGGCCTCGTCCAGCGCCACGTTGCGCAGTTCCGCCAGCGCGCGCATGGCCTCGGCGCGGCGGGCGGACATGGCGAGCCGGAAGTCCTCGCGGACCTCCTCCCGCTTGGCCGCCGCTCCCTCGTCGAGGGCACGGGCGCGCGCCTCGGCCTCTCCGACGATCATCAACGCCTTGAGCTGCGCGTCCCTGATGACCTCGCGGCGTTCCTCCTCGGCCAGCGCGACCATGCGCGCGAGCCGTTCGGGGAGCCCCTTGGGGTCGATCGGGGTCAGGCAGATGCGGTGCAGGCCGTCCCGCAGCGCGTCGTTCTCCTCCTGCACCGACATCAACCTGCTGGCCAGGGCGTCGGCGCGGGCCTCTGAGGCGTCCCGGTCAGCGGTGACCAGGCGCAGCTCGGACTCCAGCTCGGCGACGTAGTCGTCCACCTCGTCGCGGTCGTAGCCGCGCCAGCGCAGCCCGAACCACGTGCGCAGCGGAACCAGGTCCACCCTGCTCTCGACGGTCACGTGCGGCCTCCTATGCCTCCCGCGAGTCAGTCCTGACAGGGGGTACGTATGCGGTGCGACATCGGTTCTAACGGGTTCACCAGGCACAATGTGGACGTGACCACCAAACTGTGTCCCTGCGGCACCGGTCAGTCCTATGTGGACTGTTGCGGTGCGCTCCACTCCGGTGCCCGCACGGCGGCCACGGCGGAGCAGCTGATGCGTTCCCGGTACAGCGCTTTCGCGGTGTCCGATGAGGACTACCTGCTGCGCACGTGGCACTCGCGGTACCGGCCGGAGAGCGCGGGAACGGCGGACAACGACCGCTGGCTGAAGCTCGAGATCCTGGACACCGAGAACGGCGGGCTGCTCCAGACCGAGGGCGTCGTGGAGTTCCGGGCGCACTACGTGGGCGGTGTCGTGCACGAGCGCAGCCGGTTCGCGCGGGAGAACGGCCAGTGGGTCTACCTGGAGGGCGACCAGAAGTGAACCCGGACGTGACCACGGTGAAGATCGAGAGCAGGTTCAACGGCCCGCCGGGGATGGGCAACGGCGGGTACGTCTCCGGCCGGCTGGCCGCGCACGTGGGCACCGGTCCGGTGCGCGTCCGGCTCCGCAAGCCGGTGCCGCTCGACCGGGAGATGCAGGTCAGCGGCGGTGAGCTGCTCGACGGTGACGTGGTGATCGCCTCGGCGGAGCCCGCGGAGCTCGACCTGGAGGTCCCGGCCGCGCCGAGCATCGACGAGGCCCGCGCGGCGTCCGCGGAGGTGCCGTGGCGCGACCGGCACCCCTTCCCGACGTGCTTCGGGTGCGGTCCCGGTCGTGAGGACGGCATCGGCGCTGCTCGGGCCGCTGGCGGGGCGTGGGAGTGGGCCGGCGTCTGGCGCCCCACCGCCGTGCTGCCCCACGACGGCGGCAGCGTCCTGCCGGAGGTCGTCTGGGCGGCGCTGGACTGCCCGTCGGCCCAGCCGGTGGCGCCCGATGGTGGTCCCGCGTTCGTGTTGGGCACCTTTGTCGCCCAGGTGGAGCAACCGGTGGCCCTCGATGTGGACCACGTGCTGCTGGCGTGGGAACTTGGCCGGGAGGGGCGCAAGGCGTACTCCGCGTCGGCGATCATCGGTCCGCACGGTGTGTGCGGCCGGGCGACGGCAGTGTGGGTATCGATCGGATGAGACCAAATAACCCGACTGGGTGACAGCGTGATCGCGCGTCTTGATAGCGTGCACGACCGTTGCCCGGTTACACCGAAAGGGCGAGTGAACGGGATGGCACGGAGGTGATCAGGCGCTTGATGGGCCGACGTGCCGCCGCCCGCGGCGACCAACAGACGCAACAGGTGCAGCCGATGCACGCACAGGCCCAGGAACAGGCGCTGCCGCCGGTCGAGCAGGCCTCGGTCCAGGGCTACGAAGCGCCGTCGTACGAGACACCGTCGTACGAGGCCCCGTCCTACGACTACGAGCCGGAGCCGGTGCCCCAGCGGACGCCGTACGCGGCGAACTTCGTCGGTGCCACGCTCGTCGTCTCCGCACCGGAGGGGCCCGGCCAGGGCGCGACCGGTCTCGCGCGCACCCTGCCGGCCGACCGCGGCCGCACCGTGGTCGTCGTCGACTTCCCGGGCGGTGACCAGTCCACGTTCTGGCCGCACGTCGTGACCGCGCTCAGCGGTCGCGGGCCGATCCGGCTCGCGGTCTCGCACGCGGGCACCATGCGCCCCACCGCGCCCGCGCAGTGGCTCGCCGAGCAGCTGCAGGCCGAGGTCGTGGCGCCGGACGGCGTGCTGACCACGGTGCCGGGAGCGGCGTTCGTGGTCGGCACCCAGGGCTACGGCAGCTGGGTGCGGTTCCAGCCGAACGCCTCGCCGATGCCGTTCGGCCGCCGCTTCCCGGTGCCGCAGTGGGAGGCGATGGACCCGAACTCGCCGTGGCCCACCGGAGAGATCGGCATCTCCGAACCCATCCCGTCCGGCCTGTGGCTGCGCGCGCAGCAGCCGCCGTTCGACCCGGCCGCGCAGGACTCCCGGCCGATCGTGGCGCTGCCGTGCCGCGACAACGTGCTGACCGTGGTCGTCGGCGGTCCCGGCCAGTCGGGCATCCCCACCGAGGAGGTCTGCCGGCTGCTCACCGCGCTGCCGCAGGCCGCCCGGTCCCGCGTGCGGCTGGTGCCCTATGGCGTCGACTCGGCGCTGGGCCAGCAGGTGGCCGACGAGCTGGGCGAGCCGATCGCCATGTTCACCGGCCTGCCCGTGGGCAACCTGAGGGGCGGCGGCCCCGCGGTCATCGCGGTCGACCCGCGCGGGCAGCAGACGTGGCGGCCGTTCGTGACCGAGGTGCAGTGCGTCCCGCACGAGAGCGTGCCGGTCGTGTCCGGCTACCGCGCACCCGTGCAGGGGCTGAGCGAGGTCTCTCCGGGCGTGTTCGCGCTGGGCGAGGGCGTGGTGCTGGAGGTCGTGCCGTCCGGCCTGTGGGTGCGTGAGGCCGACGAGCCGTACAACGCCTCCGAGGTCCGGTCCCAGGCCGTCGACCCGGAGTGGGCGCGGCTGACCGTGGGAACTCCTGGGCGCACGACGCCCGGTGCGGTCGCGGTGCACGGCGCTGCTCTCGTTGAGCGCCTTGAGCCCGAGGTGCGCAAGCTGCTGCGGCTGGTCTTCTGCGACGCCACGGTGTCGCCGCCTCCGCCGCCCGCGCCGCAGCACGCCGCTCCCGTGCACGCCGCGGAGACGACCGCGACGTTCGGTGTGACCGCGGGAGCCGAGGCGGCGCCCGCGAGCGCGGCTGCGTCGAGCTCAGGGCCGGGGACGAACATCGCGGCGGCACTGGGTGCGGCCTCGCACGCGTTGTCGCAGCGGGACTCGACGGACAACGGCACCGGGTTCTTCGCCGCGGTGACGCCGGTCGAGCCCGACCGGCCGGCCTACGCGAGCATCGAGCCGGACCGACCGGCACGGCCCACCTTCGGCGGCGGCGTGTCGGGCGAGTACGAGCAGCGGCCGGTCTACGACCCCGAGCCGCGGGCCACGTTCGCGGGCATCCCGGTCGGCACCGAGACGCCCGCCCGGTCCTCGTACGAGTCCGAGCCGCGGGCGACCTTCGCGGGCATCCCGGTCGACACCGACGCGCCGGCCCGTCCGGCGTTCGGCGCGGTGACCGAGTCCGAACCCCCTGCCAGACCGGCGTTCGGAGCCGTCACCGCCGAGGCCGGTCCCGCGATGGCGACCGTGACCTCACACGCGCTGGCCGAGTCCGAGGAGGCCGCGTACCCGTCGTCGGACCCGGACGCCGCCGCCGTGCGGTTCCGCGTCGACGGCCCGCTGCCCGCCCAGCCACTGGCCTCCTGGGAGCTCCCGGCCCAGAACACCGGTGAACGCGAGACCGTGGCGCCCGACCACAGCAGCTCCGACGTCGAACGGGACGCCGTGCGCCGTGCTCTGGGCGAGCGCTACGGCGTGCACGCGGCGACCGTGTGCCGGCTGCTGGCGCAACGGCCGGACGCCGAGGAGGACCCGGCGGCGTTCGAGGCGATGGTCACCGACCTGACGGCCCTGCTCGCGTGTGTGTCGCAGGACGAGGAGATGGTCGTCGACACGCTCCGCATGGGGCGTCTCGGCCGGTTGCGGCCCTACGTCGCGTGCATCGTCTCCGGCCTGAACCGGCTGCCGGTGCACAACGGCGTGGCGACGGTCTGGGGCGTCAGCGGACCGACCGGGCCGCGCCGCTACCGCAGCGGTGACGTCCTGGTCGAGCACGGCCTGCTGGACGCCGTCGCGAACCCCGCCCAGCGCGTCGAGGGCGCGGTCGAGTACCTGCTGTGGTCGGTCAGCGGCCGCCGCGTCGAGGTCGCCGACCGGGTCGCCGTCGCCACCGAGGAACGCGTCGTCTTCCCGCCCGGCACCGGGTTCCGGGTGCTCGCGGTCGCCGAGGCCGAGGGTGACCACCCGATGCAGGTGCTGCTGCAGGAGATGGCGGGACCCGCGGCCGAGCAGGAGATCGCGAACACGCGGCCGAGCGTGCTGTCGCAGCTGGAGCGGGCGGCGGCGAACCTGCGGGTGCTGCCGTCGGTGCCGATCGCGGTGCAGGCCTGACCGCGTTCCTGGGAGTCCGGTACGCCGAACCGGCGGTCGGCCCGCTGCGCCTGAGTCCACCGGTGGACTGCGACGGCGAGCCGGCCGGTGAGTTCGGCGACCGGCACACGCTCAACGTCTGGTCCACATCGGACAGTGCAGCACCGGTGCTGCTGTGGGTCCACGGCGGCGCCAACACCGTCGGCTCCGCCGCTCAACCCGAGTACGCCGGTGACGTCCTGGCCGAGCTGGGCGTCGTGTTCGTCAGCTGCGACTACCGCCTCGCCGAGGACGGATATGGCGCGGTGGAAGGCTTTCCGCACAACCGCGGGTTGCTCGACGTCGTCTCGGCGCTGCGCTGGATCCAGCGCAACATCGCGGCGTACGGCGGCGATCCCGGCAACGTCACGGTCGCCGGGCAGTCGTCCGGCGCGCAGGCCGTGGCGAGCCTGATGGTCATGCCCGCGGCGAAAGGCCTGTTCCACAAGGCGATCGCGCACAGCCTCGCCGGCCGGTTCTTCACGCCGGAGGAAGCCGCGCGGATCCAGCGGGAGAAGCCGGCGGACGTCGTGCTGTACCAGCCGATCATCGACGGCGGCACCGTGCCGCGCAGCCCGCTGGAAGGTCCGTACGACGTGGACCTGCTGGTGTGCCACACGGCCGATGAGGACGAGGAACTGTTCCAGCGCCCCACGATGCGCTTCGCCGACGCGGCCAACGCCTACCGCTCGGTCTACGCGCGCACGCCCGCACACCACGGCGCCGACGTTCCCGCCATGTTCCGCGGTGACATCGCACGGGCGTGGGCGAGGTTCGCGCACACCGGCGACCCCGGCTGGCCGCGCGAGGTCAGTTTTCGGTGGTGAGCCCGAGCGTGCCGTCCAGCCGCGGCACGCACGCCCCGTCGCCCTTGTCCACGGCCAGGAACTCGCTCAGGCAGTTCGCGAACTGCTGGTGCCCGCGGGCGTTGGGGTGGAACGACTCCTGCAACGCGTGCGCCGACCGCCGGT from Lentzea guizhouensis harbors:
- a CDS encoding DNA gyrase/topoisomerase IV subunit A is translated as MARRKGTTTKVDPAAFDRAGAQVLDNSLKTEIEDSYLEYAYSVIHSRALPDARDGLKPVHRRILYSMNQNGQRPNTPYVKSSRVVGDTMGRYHPHGDTAIYDALVRLAQDFSLNEPLIDGHGNFGSPDDGPAASRYTECRMSPVAMQLVGELNEETVDFRPNYDGSLEEPSVLPAAFPNLLVNGTSGIAVGMATNMIPHNLREVVGAARWLITHPNADLDKLMEFVPGPDLPTGGLLLGLDEVRKAYETGRGVVRMRAKVEIGPLEGSRGRQAITVTELPYGVGAERIVEKITDEVNKSKRLTGIADVKDLTDRENGIRLVIECKVGVNPQALLADLYRLTPMEQSFGINNLVLVDGQPRTLGLKELLEVFLRHRYDVVTRRTKFRRRKREERLHLVEGLLKALLDIDKVIRLIRGSDNAAAAKDGLMKQFRLSEIQASYILDTPLRRLTKYDKIELEGEQDKLTEEIAELTTILEDEGVLKKLVSAELAAVTKELGGERRTSLIDGDLKEVLAASKPAGPLEVADDPCQVILSATGLVARTAAESEEASEGKRRAGRVKHDAVSALVHSTARGQVVLVTNLGRAFKTDVLPLPVLPEQSGTVSLRGGMAASELVPLEKGEKVVGIAPLDPKDSPGIALGTKLGTVKICSPEWPVRSDEFEVITLKDGDEVVGATWLDDGTETLAFVSSDSSLLRYDAKLVRPQGLKGGGMAGINLSGDAHVVFFGAIKTNDDKHGEPMVVTSSGQSVKVTPFSEYPAKGRATGGVRSQRFLKGETHLVVAWIGSRPAGADDKGSPVELPEIDPRRDGSGHLHPGPDVVGHLIERD
- a CDS encoding GNAT family N-acetyltransferase, translating into MFRRVEAGEGEALADFLAGEPWPFHVHTAVERADVLERVKAGYYDETYWIEVAGERAGIVRLFDLQDETPMFDLRVSERHRGRGLGRAAVRWLTDEVFGEHPHVERIEATTRQDNLAMRRVLKQCGYVKEAHYRRAWPDGDGRRLDSVGYAVIRHDWQTGETTVPDFHDED
- a CDS encoding cysteine/serine endopeptidase inhibitor encodes the protein MRVTALLMTLITALLSGTGTAAAVTGKATYYNDRGYGACGTQIDASTQLLVAVPKGLWTTPNPNNDPLCTKQVRVTYNGRTITVPVKDKCFGCDNTHIDLSEPAFRQLGDPNAGVLQPVTWQIV
- a CDS encoding DivIVA domain-containing protein, which encodes MTVESRVDLVPLRTWFGLRWRGYDRDEVDDYVAELESELRLVTADRDASEARADALASRLMSVQEENDALRDGLHRICLTPIDPKGLPERLARMVALAEEERREVIRDAQLKALMIVGEAEARARALDEGAAAKREEVREDFRLAMSARRAEAMRALAELRNVALDEAERIIAEAKVRRAGIEQDT
- a CDS encoding YchJ family protein; this encodes MTTKLCPCGTGQSYVDCCGALHSGARTAATAEQLMRSRYSAFAVSDEDYLLRTWHSRYRPESAGTADNDRWLKLEILDTENGGLLQTEGVVEFRAHYVGGVVHERSRFARENGQWVYLEGDQK
- a CDS encoding carboxylesterase family protein — translated: MDCDGEPAGEFGDRHTLNVWSTSDSAAPVLLWVHGGANTVGSAAQPEYAGDVLAELGVVFVSCDYRLAEDGYGAVEGFPHNRGLLDVVSALRWIQRNIAAYGGDPGNVTVAGQSSGAQAVASLMVMPAAKGLFHKAIAHSLAGRFFTPEEAARIQREKPADVVLYQPIIDGGTVPRSPLEGPYDVDLLVCHTADEDEELFQRPTMRFADAANAYRSVYARTPAHHGADVPAMFRGDIARAWARFAHTGDPGWPREVSFRW